Proteins encoded in a region of the Pieris brassicae chromosome 3, ilPieBrab1.1, whole genome shotgun sequence genome:
- the LOC123706692 gene encoding uncharacterized protein LOC123706692 — protein sequence MLKLLQVSALLISIKFISCLTYFKIDNIENLKQLPKILETIQNHDLTEHIKLTPNQNKYVSEGNLRNKILVKRKIPHGLDAGAYEFDNKFNTFYKPLIRVHKKINIGKNSQNALQQFEDKYDVSNDEAETRDPKDVWNERSYIDKFNKKEYDYLVFVTKRNNRKKISNVKQRRGLAFNEIMSALSKNLRAYEKSGEANDPLAPGPKIPMNIHDGKEDDWMPHYPPWNYWTYKKTLHQDACPGTQVRIGNMCMWIPPH from the exons ATGTTAAAACTTCTACAAGTCAGTGCCTTgcttatttcaattaaattcatttcatgtttaacatactttaaaatcgacaacatagaaaatttaaaacaactcCCTAAAATATTGGAAACTATACAAAATCATGATTTAACCGAACACATTAAATTAACACCAAATCAGAACAAATATGTAAGTGAAGGAAACTTAAGAAATAAGATATTGGTGAAGCGAAAAATACCTCACGGCCTAGATGCGGGAGCCTAtgaatttgataataaatttaatacattttataaaccgCTTATAAGAGTCCACAAGAAGATTAATATTGGTAAAAACTCTCAAAATGCACTTCAACAATTCGAAGATAAATACGATGTAAGTAACGATGAAGCAGAGACTAGAGATCCTAAGGACGTATGGAACGAACGTTCATACATagataaattcaataaaaaagaatatgaTTATCTAGTCTTTGTAACTAAAcgtaataatagaaaaaaaatatcgaatgTAAAGCAAAGGCGCGGATTAgcctttaatgaaataatgtcTGCGCTGAGTAAAAATTTACGCGCGTATGAGAAGTCCGGCGAAGCTAATGATCCTTTGGCTCCAGGACCGAAAATTCCAATGAATATACATGATGGTAAAGAAGATGATTGGATGCCCCATTATCCACCTTGGAATTATTGGACG tataAGAAAACCTTACATCAAGATGCGTGTCCGGGGACACAAGTTAGAATTGGCAATATGTGTATGTGGATACCACctcattaa